One Pseudomonas lalucatii genomic window carries:
- the mreA gene encoding metal-sensing transcriptional repressor translates to MSDHEHGHQHQSHSDIVKRLKRAEGHLRSIVTMIEDQRACVDIAQQLHAVEKAVCQAKRVLIQDHIDHCLEHTVEALATGERASLEDFKQITKYL, encoded by the coding sequence ATGAGCGATCACGAACACGGCCACCAGCACCAAAGTCATAGCGATATCGTCAAAAGGTTGAAGCGCGCCGAGGGTCACCTGCGCAGCATCGTCACCATGATCGAAGACCAGCGGGCCTGCGTCGACATCGCCCAGCAGCTGCACGCCGTGGAAAAGGCCGTCTGCCAGGCCAAGCGCGTGCTTATCCAGGACCACATCGACCACTGCCTGGAACATACGGTCGAAGCACTCGCGACCGGCGAGCGCGCATCGCTGGAAGACTTCAAGCAGATCACCAAGTACCTCTAG
- a CDS encoding zinc-dependent alcohol dehydrogenase family protein gives MKAMIINEFGGADLFVPAELATPAVKPGHVLVRVAATSVNTVDMMIRQMGKKLPIAPDLPAVLGMDFAGTVEALGAGVTDYAIGDEVYGCAGGLGELPGALAQYMPADARLIARKPKNLSMREAAALPLVGITAYEGLKRAGIAEDQQVLVHGGSGGVGHIAVQLARHFGARVFSTGGAEAQLALIESLGAVAINYREQSVADYVEQHTDGAGFDVVFDSVGAGNLVNSFEAAALNGQVATTVSLVELDLSTAHFKGLSLHVVFMLIPMIHDRGRAAHGKILAELASIAEAGGLRPVLDEQRFGLVDVARAHERLASGLALGKVVIEV, from the coding sequence ATGAAAGCAATGATCATCAACGAGTTCGGCGGCGCGGACCTGTTCGTACCCGCGGAGCTTGCGACACCGGCAGTCAAACCCGGTCATGTGCTGGTTCGCGTGGCGGCCACCAGCGTCAACACCGTGGACATGATGATCCGCCAGATGGGCAAGAAGCTGCCGATTGCCCCGGACCTGCCGGCCGTGCTGGGCATGGACTTCGCGGGTACCGTCGAGGCGCTCGGTGCCGGCGTCACCGACTACGCGATCGGCGACGAGGTCTATGGCTGCGCCGGCGGCCTCGGCGAGCTGCCGGGCGCTCTGGCGCAATACATGCCGGCCGATGCGCGGCTGATCGCCCGCAAGCCCAAGAACCTCTCGATGCGCGAAGCGGCGGCCCTGCCCCTGGTCGGCATCACGGCCTATGAAGGTCTCAAGCGTGCCGGCATCGCCGAGGACCAGCAGGTGCTGGTGCACGGCGGCTCCGGTGGCGTGGGCCATATCGCCGTGCAACTGGCCCGTCACTTCGGCGCCCGGGTCTTCTCGACCGGCGGCGCTGAAGCCCAGCTGGCCCTGATCGAGTCCCTGGGCGCGGTCGCCATCAACTACCGCGAACAAAGCGTGGCGGACTATGTCGAGCAGCACACCGACGGCGCCGGCTTCGATGTGGTGTTCGACTCGGTGGGCGCGGGCAACCTGGTCAATTCCTTCGAGGCGGCGGCCCTCAACGGACAGGTGGCCACCACGGTGTCCCTGGTGGAGCTTGACCTCTCCACGGCTCACTTCAAGGGGTTGTCCCTGCATGTCGTCTTCATGCTGATCCCGATGATTCACGACCGGGGACGTGCTGCCCACGGCAAGATCCTCGCCGAGCTGGCGAGCATCGCCGAGGCCGGCGGGCTGCGTCCGGTGCTCGACGAGCAGCGCTTCGGCCTGGTCGATGTGGCACGTGCCCACGAGCGGCTGGCCAGCGGCCTGGCCCTGGGCAAGGTCGTGATCGAGGTCTGA
- a CDS encoding transmembrane anchor protein: MFNTKLPTHSELPTSRQLLRSTLIAAGVAAVLLVTVVMPSEYAIDPTGAGRVLGLTQMGEMKITLAEEAVADAAVQPAPAPVVQASAPVQPVAQEPLAAAPVAEAPAEPQPALKSDELSVTLKPGEASEIKLEMLNTATVSYEWTTNGVPVNHDTHGEPYNGPKGYYHSYSKAKQVKGDKGEFTAIFDGTHGWFWRNRSNRDVTITLKTKGEYLSVKRVI, encoded by the coding sequence ATGTTCAACACCAAGCTTCCGACCCACAGCGAATTGCCGACCAGCCGCCAATTGCTGCGCTCCACCCTGATCGCCGCGGGCGTTGCCGCGGTCTTGCTGGTCACCGTGGTGATGCCTTCGGAGTACGCCATCGACCCCACGGGTGCTGGCCGCGTGCTCGGCCTGACCCAGATGGGCGAAATGAAGATAACCCTGGCCGAAGAGGCGGTGGCCGATGCCGCCGTGCAGCCAGCGCCGGCTCCAGTTGTTCAAGCCTCCGCGCCCGTTCAGCCGGTCGCTCAAGAACCGCTTGCGGCGGCGCCTGTGGCTGAAGCGCCAGCAGAACCGCAGCCGGCCCTGAAGTCCGATGAGCTGAGCGTCACGCTGAAGCCGGGCGAGGCCAGTGAAATCAAGCTGGAAATGCTCAACACTGCCACGGTCAGCTACGAGTGGACGACCAACGGCGTGCCGGTCAACCACGACACCCACGGCGAGCCCTACAACGGGCCTAAGGGCTACTACCACAGCTACAGCAAGGCCAAGCAGGTCAAGGGTGACAAGGGCGAGTTCACCGCCATCTTCGACGGCACCCACGGCTGGTTCTGGCGTAACCGTAGCAATCGCGACGTGACCATCACGCTGAAGACCAAGGGCGAATACCTGAGCGTCAAGCGGGTGATCTAA
- a CDS encoding HupE/UreJ family protein, with product MHSLSMGAMDAPAVRPNRSLLLLLLFAALLFLGMPDALAHAVAEGDKGFIQESAGVMVLPFIYMGAKHMITGYDHLLFLFGVIFFLYRLKDVGLYVTLFAVGHSVTLLLGVLAEISISAYVIDAIIGFSVVYKALDNLGAFQRWFGHQPDTKAATLIFGLLHGFGLATKIQEYEISADGLIANLVAFNVGVEIGQLLALSAILIVMGYWRRTAGFWRHAYTANVAMMSAGFLLMGYQLTGLIVSQ from the coding sequence ATGCATTCGCTATCCATGGGCGCAATGGACGCACCTGCCGTGCGCCCGAACCGCTCGTTACTACTGTTGCTGTTGTTCGCGGCACTGCTGTTTCTCGGCATGCCCGACGCCCTGGCCCACGCTGTCGCCGAGGGCGACAAGGGCTTCATCCAGGAAAGCGCCGGGGTGATGGTGCTGCCGTTCATCTACATGGGCGCCAAGCACATGATCACCGGCTACGACCACCTGCTGTTCCTGTTCGGGGTGATCTTCTTTCTCTATCGCCTGAAGGACGTGGGGCTCTACGTCACCCTGTTCGCCGTGGGCCACAGCGTGACGCTGCTGCTGGGCGTGCTGGCGGAGATCAGCATCAGTGCCTATGTGATCGACGCCATCATAGGTTTCTCGGTGGTGTACAAGGCGCTGGACAACCTGGGCGCGTTCCAGCGCTGGTTCGGCCATCAGCCGGACACCAAGGCGGCCACGCTGATCTTCGGCTTGCTGCACGGCTTCGGCCTGGCGACCAAGATCCAGGAGTACGAGATCTCGGCAGACGGCCTGATCGCCAACCTGGTCGCCTTCAACGTCGGCGTCGAGATCGGCCAGCTCCTGGCCCTGAGTGCCATCCTGATTGTCATGGGCTACTGGCGGCGCACCGCCGGTTTCTGGCGTCATGCCTACACCGCCAACGTCGCCATGATGAGCGCCGGTTTCCTGTTGATGGGTTACCAGCTCACCGGCCTGATCGTCTCTCAGTAA